A DNA window from Argiope bruennichi chromosome X2, qqArgBrue1.1, whole genome shotgun sequence contains the following coding sequences:
- the LOC129959885 gene encoding uncharacterized protein LOC129959885, giving the protein MHQSTLDYFRNTLKINEDGRYEIALPWVLESSRLPDNRQMAEKRLSSVYKKLVESEKVGIYADVFKKWISDGVIEEIEDKKELNVYYLPHRPVFKENSIIKNVRPVFDASAHIKGMPSLNACLESGPNLIELVPPLLNRFRKFPVGVASEIEKAFLQIGIREKFKDYLRFLWKTKDKGMKIYRHRRVVFGFTCSPFLLAATLNYHLEKAPEELLNTAEILKNSFYVDNCFCSLKNTDEANKFVVESQELMSLGKFNLRGWQSNASLEIIDQPDKYQTVSLLGLNWDLKQDTLSCIINCPKDENLVLTKRGLLSLAQSIFDPLGISSPVTIIPKFMLQKSWNLGLKWDDALPEGLSKRFWK; this is encoded by the coding sequence ATGCATCAAAGTACTTTAGATTATTTTCGAAATACTCTGAAGATTAATGAGGATGGGAGGTACGAAATCGCCTTACCTTGGGTGTTAGAATCATCCCGGCTCCCTGACAACAGACAAATGGCCGAGAAACGACTTTCTTCTGTTTATAAAAAACTTGTAGAATCCGAGAAGGTTGGAATATATGcagatgtctttaaaaaatggatttctgACGGTGTCATTGaagaaattgaagataaaaaagaGTTAAATGTATACTATCTCCCGCACAGGCCTGTATTTAAAGAGAACAGCATTATTAAGAATGTGAGGCCAGTTTTCGATGCATCCGCACATATAAAGGGTATGCCCTCATTGAATGCCTGCTTAGAAAGCGGTCCTAATTTAATTGAACTTGTTCCTCCCCTACTGAATCGTTTCCGGAAATTTCCTGTTGGAGTAGCATCAGAAATTGAGAAGGCATTTCTTCAGATCGGAATTAGAGAGAAGTTCAAGGATTATCTGCGATTTTTATGGAAAACCAAAGACAAGGGAATGAAAATCTACAGGCATCGTAGAGTTGTGTTTGGTTTCACTTGCAGTCCATTCCTTTTAGCGGCAACTTTGAATTACCATCTGGAAAAAGCCCCTGAAGAGCTCTTGAATACTGCGGAAATcttgaagaattcattttatgtGGATAATTGTTTCTGCAGTTTAAAGAATACAGATgaagcaaataaatttgtagttGAATCGCAAGAATTGATGTCTTTAGGAAAATTCAATCTACGAGGCTGGCAATCAAATGCTTCGCTTGAAATTATCGATCAGCCCGACAAATACCAAACTGTATCCTTATTGGGCCTAAACTGGGACCTAAAACAAGATACTCTGTCTTGCATCATAAACTGTCCGAAAGATGAAAATCTGGTTCTTACTAAAAGAGGTCTGCTTTCTTTGGCTCAGAGTATATTTGACCCTTTGGGTATATCTTCTCCCGTAACCATCATTCCAAAGTTTATGCTTCAAAAATCCTGGAATCTTGGACTTAAATGGGATGATGCCCTGCCAGAAGGTCTATCCAAACGATTTTGGAAATGA